From the Butyrivibrio fibrisolvens genome, one window contains:
- the scfA gene encoding six-cysteine ranthipeptide SCIFF, with the protein MKHVKTLATRNLKESMKKGGCGECQTSCQSACKTSCTVGNQSCEQLAKN; encoded by the coding sequence ATGAAGCACGTTAAGACACTTGCTACAAGAAATCTTAAAGAGTCTATGAAGAAGGGCGGATGCGGCGAATGCCAGACATCTTGTCAGTCAGCTTGTAAGACATCTTGCACAGTTGGTAATCAGAGCTGTGAGCAGCTTGCTAAGAACTAA
- the secD gene encoding protein translocase subunit SecD → MKKLKQVLPLVVVLAVLVGLFYVAWHGVGETRDGSMHDINFGLDLAGGVSITYQVAGENGGTPTTQEMDDTVSKLSKRVASELNTTEASVYKEGSDRITVEIPGATDEIFETLSTPGNLYFIREYNDQGTPNYYDPYGMGYSAFYMLSDGVTVESLQASGDIVLSGEDIADAQAGVDNSGTGSEYIVELTLTSEGAKKFATATEAAYANGWTIGIYYDGAFISVPRVQAVISDGKASITGMSSYEAAENLASTIRIGGLDVSLTELRANVVGAQLGASAIHTSKIAAIIGLALIVLFMIIIFRILGVAASMALGFYCCFMVILLSAFDITLTLPGIAGIILSIGMAVDANVLVFARIREEIANGSAVDKAMKAGYSKALSAILDGNITTLIAAGVLGLRGTGTVRGFAITLALGIVISMFTALFVTRGISALLYNLGFKTESFYGKAKAPKKIDFVSKRNIFYAISVLIIVCGIGTCVYNHTAGNHAFNYSIDFVGGTATTVTFEDGKTPSVEDLESSIEPAIISAASAADANLKNLSISHQIVNDQDQVVFKTQSLSTDASQAVNELLTTTYGATDVTYETISATISDEMTSDASWATVIALILMLIYIYFRFRDIRFGASAIIALAHDAIMVIMCYAFTRLEVGSTFIAVVLTIIGYSINDTIVTFDRIRENQHGLRNQEQLKELVNESVNQTLTRSLFTSITTFIMVLCLYVVGVQDIKTFALPLMVGVVSGTYSSICIASQLWFSMKKKSVEKA, encoded by the coding sequence ATGAAAAAGTTAAAGCAAGTACTGCCATTAGTTGTTGTACTGGCTGTACTGGTCGGATTGTTCTACGTTGCCTGGCATGGAGTTGGGGAAACACGTGATGGCTCTATGCACGACATCAATTTCGGTCTCGATCTAGCTGGTGGTGTCAGCATTACTTACCAGGTAGCCGGTGAAAATGGTGGAACACCTACAACTCAGGAGATGGATGATACTGTATCAAAGCTTTCAAAGCGTGTAGCTTCTGAACTTAATACTACAGAAGCTTCTGTTTACAAAGAAGGTTCTGATCGTATCACAGTAGAGATTCCAGGTGCTACAGATGAGATTTTCGAAACACTTTCAACACCAGGTAATCTGTATTTCATTCGTGAGTACAATGATCAGGGAACTCCTAACTATTATGATCCCTATGGTATGGGATACTCAGCATTCTATATGCTTTCTGATGGTGTAACAGTTGAGTCTCTTCAAGCTAGTGGAGATATCGTTCTTTCAGGAGAAGATATTGCTGATGCACAGGCCGGTGTTGACAATTCTGGAACAGGTTCTGAGTATATCGTAGAGCTTACACTTACATCTGAAGGTGCTAAGAAGTTCGCTACAGCTACAGAAGCAGCTTATGCTAACGGATGGACTATTGGTATCTACTATGATGGCGCATTTATTAGTGTTCCAAGAGTGCAGGCTGTTATATCAGACGGTAAGGCTTCAATCACAGGTATGAGTTCATATGAAGCTGCAGAAAACCTCGCATCTACAATTCGTATTGGTGGACTTGATGTATCTCTTACAGAACTTCGTGCTAATGTCGTAGGAGCTCAGCTTGGTGCCAGTGCTATTCATACAAGTAAGATTGCAGCTATCATTGGTCTTGCTCTCATCGTTCTGTTTATGATCATCATCTTCAGGATCCTTGGTGTAGCAGCATCAATGGCTCTTGGTTTTTACTGCTGCTTCATGGTAATACTTCTTTCAGCATTTGATATAACACTTACTCTTCCTGGTATTGCAGGTATCATTCTTTCAATCGGTATGGCGGTTGATGCTAACGTTCTTGTATTTGCTCGTATCAGAGAAGAAATTGCTAACGGCAGCGCTGTAGATAAGGCAATGAAAGCCGGATATTCCAAGGCTCTTTCAGCTATCCTTGATGGAAATATTACAACACTTATTGCTGCCGGAGTTCTTGGACTTCGTGGAACAGGTACAGTAAGAGGTTTCGCTATAACTCTTGCACTTGGTATAGTTATTTCCATGTTCACAGCACTTTTTGTAACAAGAGGAATTTCTGCACTCCTTTATAACCTTGGATTTAAGACTGAATCTTTCTATGGTAAGGCTAAAGCTCCTAAGAAGATTGACTTTGTATCTAAGAGGAATATCTTCTATGCGATTTCTGTTCTTATAATCGTATGTGGTATAGGTACATGTGTATATAATCACACAGCAGGTAATCATGCTTTCAACTATTCAATTGACTTTGTAGGTGGTACAGCTACAACAGTTACTTTCGAAGATGGCAAGACTCCTTCAGTAGAAGATCTTGAAAGCTCAATTGAACCAGCTATTATTTCAGCAGCATCTGCTGCAGATGCAAACCTTAAGAACCTGTCAATATCACATCAGATTGTTAATGATCAGGATCAGGTAGTATTTAAGACACAGTCTCTTTCAACAGATGCTTCACAGGCTGTTAATGAACTTCTTACAACAACCTATGGTGCAACAGATGTTACATACGAGACAATCAGTGCTACAATAAGTGATGAGATGACAAGTGATGCAAGCTGGGCAACAGTTATAGCTCTTATCCTTATGCTTATCTATATCTATTTCAGATTTAGAGATATTCGCTTTGGTGCAAGTGCCATCATCGCTCTTGCTCACGATGCTATCATGGTTATCATGTGCTATGCATTCACAAGACTTGAAGTTGGAAGCACATTTATTGCTGTAGTTCTTACTATTATCGGTTACTCTATCAACGATACAATCGTTACATTTGACCGTATCCGTGAGAACCAGCATGGCCTTCGTAATCAGGAGCAGCTTAAAGAGCTGGTCAATGAATCTGTTAACCAGACTCTTACTAGATCACTGTTTACATCTATCACAACATTCATCATGGTACTTTGCCTGTATGTAGTAGGTGTTCAGGATATTAAGACCTTCGCACTTCCTCTTATGGTTGGTGTAGTAAGTGGTACATATTCTTCTATCTGCATTGCATCACAGCTTTGGTTCTCTATGAAGAAGAAAAGTGTAGAAAAGGCTTAA
- the scfB gene encoding thioether cross-link-forming SCIFF peptide maturase: protein MVHLFKNNGYNIVLDVNSGSVHVVDEIVYDLIPSVEEILKGMFGTAQIPDEEENGEVSKELLEEVSKSIIIKGTTYPESEVAEAVEEILSLRQAGQLYTDDIYENYVEEFKTRDTVIKALCLNIAHDCNLRCKYCFADEGEYHGRKAMMTFEVGKAALDFLVKNSGNRHNLEVDFFGGEPLMNWEVVKQIVEYGRSIEKEAGKNFRFTITTNGTLLTQEILDYCNKEMGNIVLSIDGRKEVNDKMRPNAAGHGMYDVIVPKYLKVAESRHQLRYFVRGTFTHNNLDFSEDVKHLADLGFKQISMEPVVAKPEDWYAIKEEDLPKLKEEYDKLAKIYLQYRKEGKGFNFFHFNIDLSGGPCVAKRLSGCGSGCEYVGVTPWGDIYPCHQFVGNEDFIMGNVFEGIKRTDIQQKFKESNVYSRPECQKCFARYYCSGGCSANAYNFNGEINTVYKEGCELQRKRIECAIMIKAALAEEADAKNVG from the coding sequence ATGGTACATTTATTTAAAAATAATGGTTATAACATCGTTCTTGATGTGAACAGCGGCAGTGTTCATGTAGTTGATGAGATTGTATATGATCTTATTCCTTCAGTAGAAGAGATTCTCAAAGGAATGTTTGGTACAGCTCAGATTCCTGATGAAGAAGAGAATGGTGAAGTTAGTAAAGAGCTCCTTGAAGAAGTATCCAAGAGTATTATTATAAAGGGTACAACATATCCTGAGAGCGAAGTGGCAGAGGCTGTAGAAGAGATCCTTTCATTAAGACAGGCTGGACAGCTTTATACAGATGATATATATGAGAATTATGTAGAAGAGTTTAAGACTCGCGATACAGTAATTAAAGCTTTATGCCTTAATATAGCGCATGATTGCAATCTTCGTTGCAAATATTGTTTTGCAGATGAGGGAGAATATCATGGTCGTAAGGCTATGATGACATTTGAAGTCGGTAAGGCTGCACTTGATTTCCTTGTTAAGAATTCAGGTAATCGTCATAACCTTGAGGTTGATTTCTTTGGCGGTGAGCCTCTTATGAACTGGGAAGTTGTAAAACAGATCGTAGAGTATGGCCGTAGCATTGAAAAAGAAGCTGGTAAGAATTTCAGATTCACAATTACGACTAATGGTACTCTTCTTACTCAGGAGATACTTGATTATTGCAACAAAGAGATGGGTAATATAGTTCTCTCGATTGATGGACGTAAGGAAGTCAATGACAAGATGAGACCTAATGCTGCCGGTCATGGAATGTATGATGTGATCGTTCCTAAATATCTTAAAGTTGCAGAGTCCAGACATCAGCTTAGATATTTCGTTAGAGGTACATTTACTCATAACAACCTTGATTTCTCTGAAGATGTTAAGCATCTTGCAGATCTTGGCTTTAAGCAGATTTCAATGGAGCCTGTAGTTGCAAAGCCGGAAGATTGGTATGCTATTAAAGAAGAAGATCTTCCAAAGCTTAAGGAAGAGTATGATAAGCTTGCAAAGATTTACCTTCAGTATCGCAAAGAAGGTAAAGGATTCAATTTCTTCCACTTCAATATTGATCTTTCAGGTGGACCTTGCGTAGCTAAGCGTCTTTCAGGATGTGGAAGTGGTTGTGAATATGTAGGCGTTACACCTTGGGGTGACATCTATCCTTGTCATCAGTTCGTAGGTAACGAAGATTTTATTATGGGTAATGTCTTTGAAGGAATCAAACGTACTGATATTCAGCAGAAGTTTAAAGAGAGTAACGTATACTCAAGACCTGAGTGTCAGAAGTGCTTTGCAAGATACTATTGCAGTGGTGGATGTAGTGCTAACGCCTATAATTTCAATGGAGAAATCAACACAGTATATAAAGAAGGTTGTGAACTTCAACGTAAGCGCATAGAATGTGCGATTATGATAAAAGCGGCACTTGCTGAAGAAGCAGATGCCAAAAACGTGGGTTAA